In the genome of Hymenobacter cellulosivorans, one region contains:
- a CDS encoding ferritin-like domain-containing protein, giving the protein MEAKATQALLNELLETLKDGEKGYSTATADVEDHDLKQVFKKYAVQRDGFLTELEDQMHQLNLKADEESSITGTVHRAFINLKAAITSKSRESILNECERGEDYAVKAYQTALKAEGLPGQLKTIIEKQYQGIQEAHNEIRSLRDASASK; this is encoded by the coding sequence ATGGAAGCCAAAGCAACCCAAGCCCTGCTCAACGAACTGCTCGAAACGCTGAAAGACGGCGAAAAAGGCTATTCTACCGCCACCGCTGACGTTGAAGATCATGATCTGAAGCAGGTATTCAAGAAGTACGCCGTGCAGCGCGACGGTTTCCTGACCGAGCTCGAAGACCAGATGCACCAGCTCAATCTGAAGGCCGATGAGGAAAGCTCGATTACGGGCACCGTCCACCGTGCCTTCATTAACCTGAAGGCCGCTATTACCAGCAAAAGCCGGGAAAGCATTCTGAACGAGTGCGAGCGGGGCGAAGATTATGCCGTGAAGGCCTACCAGACGGCCCTGAAAGCCGAAGGCCTGCCCGGTCAGCTCAAGACCATCATCGAGAAGCAATACCAGGGCATCCAGGAAGCCCACAACGAAATTCGCTCCCTGCGCGACGCTTCGGCCTCGAAGTAA
- a CDS encoding DEAD/DEAH box helicase, producing the protein MEKVKFEELNLSEELQRAIAELGYEEASPIQTAAIPVLLEGKDVIGQAQTGTGKTAAFGIPAIEGVDTNNRAVQVLILCPTRELAVQVSGEIQKLGKYKRGLAVVPIYGGQSYDRQFQALERGVQIVIGTPGRVMDHLERGTLKLDQVKKIILDEADEMLDMGFRDDIEVVLSKMPEDRQTVFFSATMSKPIMELTKKYQTNPKIVKVNHQELTVTNIEQMYYEVRNPMKKDVLSRIIDMYNLKSTIVFCNTKRMVDECVAELQARGYFADGLHGDMGQQQRQNTLDKFRKGTLEILVATDVAARGIDVENVEAVVNYDLPADEEYYVHRIGRTGRAGKLGKAFTFVSGRDIYKLRDIMRYTKANIKQERIPSFEDVSEVKTTLFLAQIKEIIEKGKLEKYVARVQRLLDQEEEITSLDVAAALLRMTMKEDKQAEKSLEVGRQQGAVRPGFTRLFVTMGKKDRVHPRDIVDLIAENTALTGSKVGDIALYDKFSFVEVPSEFAEEITTKLGRTSIQGRPVSFNIATPRQEGDAQQEGNTRGPGGFGGGEDRPRRSFGERREGGFGGNRGGSYGERREGGFNRGGSSYGGNREGGYRGGNSGGSSYGGGYKGNRDGGSSYGGGYKGKRDNDGGGFRGGNRSEGPAPRPRQDFDE; encoded by the coding sequence ATGGAAAAAGTAAAATTTGAAGAGTTAAATCTCTCCGAGGAGCTGCAGCGCGCCATTGCTGAGCTCGGCTACGAAGAAGCATCCCCCATCCAAACGGCCGCCATTCCGGTTCTGCTCGAGGGCAAGGACGTCATTGGCCAGGCCCAGACCGGTACCGGCAAGACCGCCGCTTTCGGCATTCCCGCCATCGAGGGCGTCGACACCAACAACCGCGCCGTGCAGGTGCTGATTCTCTGCCCCACCCGCGAATTGGCGGTGCAGGTTTCGGGTGAAATCCAGAAACTGGGCAAATACAAGCGTGGTTTGGCCGTGGTGCCCATCTACGGCGGGCAGAGCTACGACCGGCAGTTCCAGGCTCTGGAGCGCGGCGTGCAGATCGTAATCGGTACGCCCGGCCGGGTGATGGACCACCTGGAGCGCGGTACGCTGAAGCTGGATCAGGTAAAGAAAATCATCCTCGATGAGGCTGACGAAATGCTCGACATGGGCTTCCGCGACGACATCGAGGTGGTACTGAGCAAGATGCCCGAAGACCGCCAGACGGTGTTCTTCTCGGCTACGATGAGCAAGCCGATTATGGAGCTCACCAAAAAGTACCAGACCAACCCGAAAATCGTAAAGGTTAACCACCAGGAACTGACGGTTACCAACATCGAGCAGATGTACTACGAGGTGCGTAACCCGATGAAAAAGGACGTTTTGTCCCGCATCATCGACATGTACAACCTGAAGTCCACCATCGTGTTCTGCAACACGAAGCGCATGGTCGACGAGTGCGTGGCTGAACTGCAGGCCCGCGGCTACTTTGCCGACGGTTTGCACGGCGACATGGGCCAGCAGCAGCGCCAGAATACGCTCGACAAGTTCCGCAAGGGCACGCTCGAAATCCTGGTTGCTACCGACGTAGCTGCCCGCGGTATCGACGTGGAGAACGTGGAAGCTGTCGTTAACTACGACCTGCCCGCCGATGAGGAGTACTACGTGCACCGCATTGGCCGCACGGGCCGCGCTGGTAAGCTGGGCAAGGCCTTCACCTTCGTGAGTGGCCGCGACATCTACAAGCTGCGCGACATCATGCGCTACACTAAGGCCAACATCAAGCAGGAGCGGATTCCGTCGTTTGAGGATGTGTCGGAAGTGAAAACCACGCTGTTCCTGGCCCAGATCAAAGAAATCATTGAGAAGGGCAAGCTGGAGAAGTACGTTGCCCGCGTGCAGCGCCTGCTTGACCAGGAAGAAGAAATTACTTCCCTCGACGTGGCCGCCGCTCTGCTGCGCATGACGATGAAGGAGGATAAGCAGGCCGAAAAGAGCCTCGAAGTAGGTCGTCAGCAAGGTGCCGTGCGCCCCGGCTTCACCCGCCTCTTCGTCACGATGGGCAAGAAAGACCGGGTTCATCCCCGCGACATCGTGGACCTGATTGCCGAAAACACCGCCCTGACCGGCAGCAAAGTCGGTGACATTGCCCTCTACGACAAGTTCAGCTTCGTGGAAGTGCCTTCGGAGTTTGCCGAGGAAATCACGACCAAGCTGGGCCGCACCTCGATTCAGGGTCGTCCCGTGTCATTCAACATTGCTACGCCCCGCCAGGAAGGTGATGCCCAGCAGGAAGGCAACACCCGCGGCCCCGGTGGCTTCGGTGGCGGTGAGGACCGTCCGCGCCGCAGCTTCGGCGAGCGTCGCGAAGGCGGCTTCGGTGGTAACCGCGGCGGTAGCTACGGTGAGCGCCGCGAAGGCGGCTTCAACCGTGGTGGCAGCTCGTACGGCGGCAACCGGGAAGGTGGCTACCGCGGCGGTAACAGCGGGGGCAGCTCCTACGGCGGCGGCTACAAAGGCAACCGCGACGGGGGCAGCTCTTATGGCGGTGGCTACAAGGGCAAGCGCGACAATGATGGTGGCGGGTTCCGCGGCGGCAACCGCAGCGAAGGCCCAGCACCCCGTCCGCGTCAGGATTTCGACGAATAG
- a CDS encoding cold-shock protein has protein sequence MQTGTVKFFNDTKGFGFIKSDENGQDIFVHVSDLIDEIRENDKVQFDVAQGKKGLNAVKVSLV, from the coding sequence ATGCAAACAGGAACAGTAAAATTCTTCAATGACACCAAGGGCTTTGGTTTCATTAAATCTGACGAAAACGGTCAGGACATCTTCGTACACGTAAGTGACCTGATCGACGAAATTCGTGAGAACGACAAAGTGCAATTCGACGTTGCACAGGGTAAAAAAGGCCTGAATGCCGTAAAGGTATCGTTGGTTTAA
- a CDS encoding acyl-CoA thioesterase, which produces MTDSPVSFRFSRLLTIVEADIDELNHVNNVQYVQFVQDTAAAHWHAAFPAGEREQYIWVVLEHRVRYHKPAFLGEELRCTTWIGEVRGAQSQRFVRIERATDGVLLCEAETQWVLLDPGTQRPKRVTPEVEQRLRVAVG; this is translated from the coding sequence ATGACAGACTCTCCTGTCTCCTTCCGCTTTTCCCGCCTGCTTACCATTGTGGAGGCTGATATCGACGAACTCAACCACGTCAATAATGTGCAGTACGTGCAATTCGTGCAGGACACGGCTGCGGCGCATTGGCATGCGGCTTTCCCGGCCGGTGAGCGGGAACAGTATATATGGGTAGTGCTGGAACACCGGGTGCGCTACCACAAGCCCGCCTTTCTGGGCGAGGAGCTGCGCTGCACCACCTGGATCGGGGAAGTGCGCGGGGCCCAGTCGCAGCGCTTCGTGCGCATCGAGCGGGCTACGGACGGAGTGCTGCTCTGCGAGGCCGAAACCCAGTGGGTGCTGCTCGACCCCGGTACCCAGCGTCCCAAGCGCGTGACGCCGGAGGTGGAGCAGCGGCTGCGCGTGGCGGTGGGCTAA
- a CDS encoding energy transducer TonB family protein: protein MIKYISWTVALLLWIHSCPLAYATAQIPDQLRYKGQEVRLFANPLEQWDKLESIRPKLFGSKPGCASTACWRNYMAHWEIIAGELYLLGIYSCCFSDDKLSANLKKLFGEKCINGKVKADWFSGEVLVPEGKLLRYEHMGYGSIYEKERIIQLKQGRVITEKIYDNSKSRTSVYETDSRKLLQFIYKNIVWHKLPQPVSNARVFVQFSANEQGIIDKVEIVKSYDSKYNNEAIRVVRLLSAWSIIYSHGKFQRMPWTVPITFSEENRKKYSQ from the coding sequence ATGATAAAGTATATAAGCTGGACCGTTGCTTTGCTTCTGTGGATACATTCTTGCCCGCTGGCTTATGCAACTGCCCAAATTCCGGATCAATTGCGCTACAAAGGACAAGAGGTACGGCTATTTGCAAACCCACTTGAGCAGTGGGATAAATTAGAGTCTATACGCCCCAAACTATTTGGTAGCAAACCGGGGTGTGCATCCACTGCTTGTTGGAGAAATTATATGGCCCATTGGGAAATAATTGCTGGGGAGCTTTATCTGCTAGGAATCTACAGCTGTTGCTTTAGTGATGATAAATTGAGCGCCAATTTGAAAAAACTATTTGGTGAAAAATGTATAAATGGTAAGGTTAAAGCGGATTGGTTTAGTGGCGAAGTGCTAGTGCCAGAAGGTAAATTGCTGCGCTACGAGCACATGGGGTACGGTTCTATATACGAAAAGGAGAGGATTATACAACTCAAGCAAGGCCGAGTAATTACAGAGAAGATATATGATAACTCTAAGTCACGTACTTCCGTGTATGAGACTGATTCGAGGAAGTTGCTGCAATTTATTTATAAAAATATTGTCTGGCATAAGCTACCCCAACCGGTTAGTAATGCCCGGGTTTTTGTGCAGTTCTCTGCCAATGAGCAGGGCATAATTGATAAAGTGGAAATAGTAAAAAGTTATGATTCTAAATATAACAATGAAGCTATTCGGGTAGTCAGGCTACTATCTGCGTGGAGTATTATATACAGCCACGGTAAGTTTCAAAGAATGCCGTGGACAGTACCTATCACTTTTAGTGAGGAAAATAGAAAAAAGTACAGCCAGTGA
- a CDS encoding UvrD-helicase domain-containing protein, producing the protein MPATFRIYSSSAGSGKTYQLTKEYLKLALGSEDPAYFKSILAITFTNDAAGEMKERIISALRSFAYPSDDAQQQDALLGDIARELAEEGLLPKRAETPEEQRQELRRRAAATFRLVLYHYADFGVSTIDSFVQRIVQAFTRELGLPATFEVELDGDAVLQSAVALLLDRVNRDPNAALLSRSLADYALSKADEGRSWNNLSDELVQFGRFLLSEPVHEAVTQLQKMSLQDYRRLHETLRKRKEVIEGKFQLAALQAIVALETAGVTEADLYQGKNGIIGYFTKWEERLLPDKEANSYVRATFEQDKWYSGKVKTAADKQRVDAVKEEVTRYYLELENLRATLLSDYILVNGMLPYLFHVSLLSELSKAVDQLSRERGVVLIAEFNRRIASIVLREPVPFLYERMGERYLHLLIDEFQDTSVLQWNNLLPLVENAVSTGNLSLAVGDAKQAIYRWRGGEMEQILRLHKNETQYLYGRVADEELRGLLQDRYYTLDQALTPEHLNTNYRSAPEIIQFNNDFFGQVSSTHPQLPLVQSIYDEHFGQQTPGGEAGHVELLFTEDNAPARRYNPVTGDYTTEILPGVGPDEVFDYEASTLYLTLQLVEQAMQDGFRLQDIAVLCRRRDSSRRVAKFLKERGYPIISADSLSLEFAEVVNLLVALFRVLNRPADTLARAEALLLVDKVVRQLAPTPARARHIATLANAEKAQDFFDELRALGYDVRERETGNLGLYELTERLMGTFGLLGRNEESEYLFRFLDLTLEYSLRFGNNLNNFLAYWEQKKSALSINAPAGRDAITITTVHKAKGLAYGVVIVPFADWSLTPYRGTLLWGQLPEDAKPVPEMPPIAVVSQTQALLRTPLAQQYTEELEKTFLEGLNMLYVAFTRPRHRLYIISRRPKPTKTAKELEVSSPAEPAKTVAELLHRYLLATGTWNDERTAYTLADSHNFVPRLKSREVTETYPLANLSSTPWEERLRLRRHANTIFDFDDQQVQREWNRKLHYALRRLEVATDVDRVTAQLVAEGLVSSKEKGQLVSLLCRTVENPQMAHYFSLAVAVETEREILVGGTRRQDYKPDRIVFEPDVKPAPGRVTLIDFKIPPPEPQHRRQLQQYAGLFRQLGYTDVQCVLYYFDSEEVVVF; encoded by the coding sequence ATGCCCGCCACGTTCCGCATCTACTCGTCTTCCGCCGGCTCCGGCAAAACGTACCAGCTAACCAAGGAATACCTGAAGCTGGCCCTGGGCTCGGAGGACCCGGCTTATTTCAAGAGCATCCTGGCCATTACCTTCACCAACGACGCGGCGGGCGAAATGAAGGAGCGCATCATCAGTGCCTTGCGCAGCTTTGCCTACCCCTCGGACGACGCTCAGCAGCAAGACGCCCTGCTCGGCGACATTGCCCGGGAGTTGGCCGAGGAAGGCCTGCTGCCGAAGCGGGCCGAGACGCCCGAAGAGCAACGGCAGGAACTGCGGCGCCGGGCGGCGGCCACGTTCCGGCTGGTGCTCTACCACTACGCCGACTTCGGCGTGAGCACCATCGACTCCTTCGTACAGCGCATCGTGCAGGCCTTTACCCGGGAACTGGGCTTGCCGGCCACGTTTGAGGTGGAGCTCGACGGCGACGCGGTGCTGCAAAGCGCGGTGGCCCTGTTGCTGGACCGCGTCAACCGAGACCCCAACGCGGCCCTGCTCAGCCGCTCCCTGGCCGACTACGCCTTGAGCAAGGCCGACGAGGGCCGCAGCTGGAATAACCTCTCGGACGAGCTGGTACAGTTCGGGCGCTTTCTGCTGAGTGAGCCCGTGCACGAGGCCGTGACCCAGCTGCAAAAGATGTCGCTGCAGGACTACCGGCGGCTGCACGAAACGCTGCGGAAGCGCAAGGAAGTTATTGAGGGCAAGTTTCAGCTGGCGGCCTTGCAGGCTATTGTAGCGTTGGAAACGGCCGGCGTGACGGAGGCTGACTTGTACCAGGGCAAAAACGGCATCATCGGCTATTTTACGAAGTGGGAAGAGCGGCTGCTGCCCGACAAGGAGGCCAACAGCTACGTGCGGGCCACCTTTGAGCAGGATAAGTGGTACAGTGGCAAGGTGAAAACGGCGGCCGACAAGCAGCGGGTGGACGCCGTGAAAGAGGAAGTAACGCGCTACTACCTGGAGCTGGAGAACCTGCGGGCCACGCTGCTTTCGGACTATATTCTGGTGAACGGCATGCTCCCCTACCTGTTTCACGTGTCGTTGCTGAGTGAGCTGAGCAAGGCCGTGGACCAGCTGAGCCGGGAGCGGGGCGTGGTACTCATTGCCGAGTTTAACCGCCGCATTGCCAGCATCGTGCTGCGCGAGCCGGTGCCCTTTCTCTACGAGCGAATGGGGGAACGGTACCTGCACCTGCTCATCGACGAGTTTCAGGACACGTCTGTGCTGCAGTGGAACAACCTGCTGCCCCTGGTGGAAAACGCCGTGTCGACCGGCAACCTGTCGTTGGCCGTGGGCGACGCCAAGCAGGCTATTTACCGCTGGCGGGGCGGGGAAATGGAGCAGATTCTGCGTTTGCACAAGAATGAAACGCAGTACCTCTACGGCCGCGTGGCCGATGAGGAGCTGCGCGGGCTGCTGCAGGACCGCTACTACACCCTGGACCAGGCCCTGACGCCCGAGCACCTGAATACCAACTACCGCTCGGCTCCGGAGATTATCCAGTTCAACAACGACTTCTTCGGACAGGTCAGCAGCACGCATCCGCAGCTGCCGCTGGTGCAGAGCATTTACGATGAGCATTTTGGGCAGCAAACCCCCGGTGGGGAGGCTGGCCACGTGGAGCTGCTCTTCACCGAAGATAATGCCCCAGCCCGGCGCTACAACCCCGTAACGGGCGACTACACCACGGAAATTCTCCCCGGTGTGGGCCCCGACGAGGTATTTGACTACGAAGCCAGCACGCTCTACCTCACCCTGCAACTCGTGGAGCAGGCTATGCAGGATGGGTTCCGGCTTCAGGACATTGCCGTGCTTTGCCGCCGCCGCGACTCCAGCCGCCGGGTGGCCAAGTTCCTGAAAGAGCGGGGCTACCCCATTATTTCGGCCGATTCGCTGTCGTTGGAGTTTGCCGAAGTAGTGAACCTGTTGGTGGCCTTGTTCCGGGTGCTGAACCGGCCTGCTGACACCCTGGCCCGAGCCGAAGCCCTGCTGCTGGTCGATAAAGTGGTGCGGCAGTTGGCCCCTACCCCGGCCCGGGCCCGCCACATTGCCACGCTAGCCAATGCCGAGAAGGCCCAGGACTTTTTCGACGAGCTGCGCGCCCTGGGTTACGACGTACGGGAGCGGGAAACCGGTAACCTGGGCCTCTACGAGCTGACTGAGCGGCTCATGGGCACCTTCGGGCTCTTGGGCCGCAACGAGGAAAGTGAGTACCTGTTTCGTTTCCTGGACCTTACCCTGGAGTACAGCCTGCGCTTTGGCAACAACCTCAATAACTTCCTGGCCTACTGGGAGCAGAAGAAAAGTGCGCTGAGCATCAATGCCCCGGCGGGCCGGGACGCTATTACCATTACTACTGTGCACAAGGCCAAGGGCCTGGCCTACGGGGTAGTCATCGTGCCCTTCGCCGACTGGAGCCTGACGCCCTACCGCGGCACCTTGCTCTGGGGCCAGCTGCCGGAAGATGCCAAACCGGTGCCTGAAATGCCGCCCATTGCGGTGGTCAGCCAGACCCAGGCCCTGCTGCGCACCCCGCTGGCCCAGCAGTATACCGAGGAGCTGGAGAAGACCTTTCTGGAAGGCCTCAACATGCTCTACGTGGCCTTCACCCGGCCCCGGCACCGGCTCTACATCATCAGCCGCCGGCCCAAACCGACCAAAACGGCCAAGGAACTGGAGGTAAGTAGCCCCGCCGAGCCAGCCAAGACGGTGGCTGAGCTGCTGCACCGCTACCTGCTGGCTACCGGCACCTGGAACGACGAGCGCACCGCCTACACGCTGGCCGACAGTCACAACTTCGTGCCCCGGCTCAAAAGCCGGGAAGTTACCGAAACATACCCGTTAGCCAACCTGAGCAGCACGCCCTGGGAGGAACGGCTCCGCCTGCGCCGGCACGCCAATACTATTTTCGACTTCGACGACCAGCAGGTGCAGCGTGAGTGGAACCGCAAGCTGCACTACGCCCTACGCCGCCTCGAAGTAGCCACCGACGTGGACCGCGTGACGGCCCAGCTGGTGGCCGAGGGACTGGTCAGCAGCAAGGAAAAAGGCCAGCTGGTGAGCTTGTTGTGCCGCACCGTGGAAAACCCGCAGATGGCCCACTACTTCAGCCTAGCGGTGGCCGTGGAAACCGAGCGGGAAATCCTGGTGGGTGGTACCCGCCGCCAGGACTATAAGCCCGACCGGATTGTGTTTGAGCCGGACGTGAAGCCTGCGCCGGGCCGCGTGACGCTGATTGATTTCAAGATTCCGCCGCCCGAGCCCCAGCACCGCCGGCAGCTACAGCAGTATGCCGGCCTGTTTCGGCAGTTGGGCTACACCGACGTGCAGTGCGTGCTCTACTACTTTGATTCGGAAGAGGTTGTGGTGTTTTAA
- a CDS encoding zinc-ribbon domain-containing protein: protein MLFFFGLGQTRITTTALPSVTCTHCGTPDSLTATVFSRYFHFFWIPVIPIGKFSLTQCGHCKQVLEKKEMPAAYQAPVAAAQSQARLPITNYLALILLGIGVLFIIGVGLFSDKTSTPKSTAAAVSEDDPAATEDPSAIPAVGAVYSMPTDAGRYALIQITKTTADSIHFLVSNSLRTEPTEVFITSALRDSMSIPNPAANRWSTQQWQTIRQYNKKLVRLK from the coding sequence ATGCTGTTTTTCTTTGGATTGGGTCAGACCCGCATCACGACGACTGCCTTGCCCAGCGTTACCTGTACCCACTGCGGCACCCCGGATTCGTTGACGGCCACGGTCTTCTCGCGCTACTTTCACTTCTTCTGGATTCCGGTAATTCCCATCGGCAAGTTTAGCCTGACCCAGTGTGGGCACTGCAAGCAGGTGTTGGAAAAAAAGGAAATGCCCGCCGCCTACCAAGCCCCGGTAGCCGCCGCCCAAAGCCAGGCCCGTTTGCCCATTACCAATTATCTGGCCCTGATTCTGCTGGGTATCGGCGTGCTGTTTATTATTGGCGTCGGCCTGTTCAGCGACAAAACCTCAACGCCCAAATCCACGGCCGCCGCTGTTTCTGAGGACGACCCAGCCGCTACCGAAGATCCCTCGGCTATTCCTGCCGTCGGGGCCGTGTACTCGATGCCGACGGATGCCGGGCGGTACGCACTGATACAGATTACCAAAACCACCGCCGATAGTATTCACTTTCTGGTCAGCAACTCGCTGAGAACCGAACCCACGGAAGTCTTTATCACCAGTGCTCTGCGCGATTCAATGAGCATTCCTAATCCGGCCGCCAACAGGTGGAGTACCCAGCAGTGGCAAACTATCCGGCAGTACAACAAAAAGTTGGTTCGCCTGAAATAA